The Candidatus Omnitrophota bacterium genome window below encodes:
- a CDS encoding ATPase, T2SS/T4P/T4SS family: protein MNKNENLELESLVVDKLWGKFTLLQSQSEKEETITSVLSEAGGENHKAKLQDELRKVAGAQEKTQFIEKFLSYGVIEDLLCDSEIEDIIINSLKPIYVHHSQKGLVETGKRFHTQKEIDLFIKKLLLFSGRMEIKKIMNLELPNLEGRVNIVMSPFGPQITITKAKVEPLSIIDLIQRGTLTYEVAAQLWLYLEGLSIKPANIIIAGGPGTGKTTLLNALFCFIPTNERMVIIEDTLELNTFLEDSCSRLESDDDVPLSMLVKNSLRMRPDRIVIGEVRGAEARDMITAVNVGKYCLGTIHASTAREAILRLQNEPMNVPEILVNLVDVFIIMKRFHVHDKVYRVVDEVSETGGMEQKTILLSQIFKYDYERKAIRSIATSTVYRDRLAKIAGLSPRDIIDEVEVRTAVLKKLAEKGLHTMKEITVFARAYNKDSKTALSNLGLNREQLIRNKQ from the coding sequence ATGAATAAAAACGAAAATCTGGAATTAGAATCGTTGGTTGTCGATAAGCTGTGGGGAAAATTCACCCTTCTCCAATCCCAAAGTGAGAAAGAAGAGACCATCACCTCTGTTCTTAGCGAAGCCGGCGGAGAAAACCATAAAGCTAAGCTTCAGGATGAACTTCGCAAGGTCGCCGGCGCTCAAGAGAAAACACAATTTATCGAAAAATTCCTATCCTACGGCGTTATTGAGGACCTGCTTTGCGATTCGGAGATTGAAGATATTATCATCAATTCGTTAAAACCCATTTACGTTCATCATTCTCAAAAAGGATTGGTAGAGACAGGAAAAAGGTTTCATACTCAAAAAGAAATAGACCTTTTTATCAAAAAACTTCTTTTGTTTTCCGGGCGAATGGAAATAAAGAAGATCATGAATTTAGAGCTTCCCAATCTGGAAGGCCGCGTCAACATTGTTATGTCGCCGTTCGGGCCGCAGATCACCATTACAAAAGCGAAAGTCGAACCATTAAGTATCATTGATCTTATCCAGCGCGGGACGCTGACCTATGAAGTCGCCGCCCAGTTATGGCTTTATTTGGAAGGATTATCCATTAAGCCCGCCAATATCATTATTGCCGGCGGCCCCGGAACCGGGAAGACAACACTTCTAAATGCCTTATTTTGTTTTATCCCGACCAATGAACGTATGGTTATTATTGAAGATACCCTTGAGCTAAACACCTTTTTAGAAGACAGCTGTTCGAGGCTTGAAAGCGACGATGATGTTCCGCTTTCCATGCTTGTTAAAAATAGTTTGCGTATGCGCCCCGACCGGATCGTAATCGGCGAAGTGCGCGGGGCGGAAGCACGTGATATGATCACAGCCGTTAATGTAGGAAAATATTGTTTAGGAACTATTCATGCTTCAACCGCGCGCGAAGCGATTTTACGTTTACAAAATGAGCCGATGAATGTTCCGGAAATTTTAGTAAATTTGGTGGATGTTTTTATTATTATGAAAAGATTTCACGTTCATGATAAGGTTTACCGCGTTGTAGATGAAGTGAGCGAAACCGGCGGGATGGAACAAAAGACTATTTTGCTGTCGCAAATATTCAAATATGATTATGAGCGTAAAGCTATTCGCAGCATCGCGACCAGCACGGTTTACCGCGACCGCTTGGCGAAAATCGCCGGCTTATCGCCAAGAGATATTATTGACGAAGTGGAAGTCCGTACGGCGGTTTTGAAAAAGTTAGCGGAAAAAGGGCTTCATACCATGAAAGAAATTACTGTTTTTGCGCGCGCCTACAATAAGGATTCTAAAACCGCCTTGTCAAATTTAGGGCTTAACCGCGAACAACTCATTCGTAATAAGCAGTAA